One segment of Zhihengliuella halotolerans DNA contains the following:
- the rpsL gene encoding 30S ribosomal protein S12, with protein sequence MPTIQQLVRKGRSPKVNKTKAPALKGDPMRRGVCTRVYTTTPKKPNSALRKVARVRLSGGVEVTAYIPGVGHNLQEHSIVLVRGGRVKDLPGVRYKIVRGALDTQGVKDRKQARSRYGAKKEKK encoded by the coding sequence GTGCCTACTATTCAGCAGCTGGTCCGCAAGGGCCGCTCGCCGAAGGTCAACAAGACCAAGGCTCCCGCCCTTAAGGGCGACCCGATGCGCCGTGGCGTGTGCACCCGTGTGTACACCACCACCCCGAAGAAGCCGAACTCGGCGCTCCGTAAGGTCGCTCGCGTGCGCCTTTCCGGCGGCGTTGAGGTCACCGCGTACATCCCCGGCGTTGGCCACAACCTGCAGGAGCACTCCATCGTGCTCGTTCGCGGCGGCCGCGTGAAGGACCTCCCGGGTGTCCGTTACAAGATCGTCCGTGGCGCACTCGACACGCAGGGCGTGAAGGACCGTAAGCAGGCTCGTTCCCGCTACGGCGCGAAGAAGGAGAAGAAGTAA
- the rpsG gene encoding 30S ribosomal protein S7, with protein MPRKGPAPKRPLVADPVYGSPLVTQLINKVLVDGKKSTAERIVYGALAGAEAKTGSDPVATLKKAMDNVRPALEVRSRRVGGATYQVPVDVKPGRSTALALRWLVGYSKDRREKTMIERLMNEILDASNGLGAAVKRREDTHKMAESNKAFAHYRW; from the coding sequence ATGCCTCGTAAGGGTCCCGCTCCGAAGCGCCCCCTCGTCGCCGATCCGGTGTACGGATCCCCGTTGGTCACGCAGCTGATCAACAAGGTTCTGGTCGACGGCAAGAAGTCCACCGCCGAGCGCATCGTTTACGGTGCCCTTGCCGGTGCAGAGGCCAAGACCGGTTCCGACCCGGTCGCCACCCTCAAGAAGGCCATGGACAACGTCCGCCCGGCCCTCGAGGTCCGCTCCCGCCGCGTCGGTGGCGCCACCTACCAGGTCCCGGTCGACGTCAAGCCGGGCCGCTCCACCGCACTGGCCCTCCGCTGGCTGGTCGGCTACTCCAAGGACCGTCGCGAGAAGACGATGATCGAGCGTCTCATGAACGAGATCCTCGACGCATCGAACGGTCTCGGTGCCGCTGTGAAGCGCCGCGAGGACACCCACAAGATGGCCGAGTCCAACAAGGCCTTCGCTCACTACCGCTGGTAA
- the fusA gene encoding elongation factor G has translation MAQDVLTDLKKVRNIGIMAHIDAGKTTTTERILFYTGVNHKIGETHDGASTTDWMEQEKERGITITSAAVTCFWDNNQINIIDTPGHVDFTVEVERALRVLDGAVAVFDGKEGVEPQSETVWRQADKYDVPRICFVNKMDKMGADFYFTVDTIVNRLGATPLVMQLPIGSESDFVGVVDLVTMKALVWPGDSKGDVTMGAAYETREIPEDLQERAEEYRAKLVEQVAESSDELMEKFLEGEEITLEELKAGIRQMTVTSQAYPVFCGSAFKNRGVQPMLDAVIDYLPAPFDVPPMIGHDPSDEEKELTRKPSQDEPFSALAFKIASHPFFGQLTFIRVYSGQAVPGVQVLNTTKGKKERIGKMFQMHSNKENPVEEIVAGHIYAVIGLKDVTTGDTLSASDAPIVLESMTFPEPVISVAIEPKTKGDQQKLSTAIQKLAAEDPTFTVSLNEDTGQTEIGGMGELHLDILVDRMRREFKVEANVGKPQVAYRETIKKAVDKVDYTHKKQTGGSGQFAKVQVAFEPLDTQENDGELYEFKNAVTGGRIPREYIPSVDAGIQDAMQFGILAGYPVVGVKATLLDGAYHDVDSSEMAFKLAGSQVFKEGARRANPVILEPVMAVEVRTPEEYMGDVIGDLNSRRGQIQSMEDAQGVKVVKAQVPLSEMFGYIGDLRSRTQGRAVYSMEFDSYAEVPKAVAEEIIQKSRGE, from the coding sequence GTGGCACAGGATGTGCTCACCGACCTCAAGAAGGTCCGCAACATCGGCATCATGGCCCACATCGATGCCGGTAAGACCACCACGACGGAACGCATCCTCTTCTACACGGGTGTGAATCACAAGATCGGCGAGACGCACGACGGCGCCTCGACGACCGACTGGATGGAACAGGAGAAGGAGCGCGGCATCACGATCACGTCGGCTGCCGTCACCTGCTTCTGGGACAACAACCAGATCAACATCATCGACACCCCTGGCCACGTTGACTTCACCGTCGAGGTGGAGCGCGCGCTTCGCGTCCTCGATGGCGCCGTCGCCGTGTTCGACGGCAAGGAGGGTGTCGAGCCGCAGTCGGAGACCGTTTGGCGTCAGGCCGACAAGTACGACGTCCCGCGCATCTGCTTCGTCAACAAGATGGACAAGATGGGCGCCGACTTCTACTTCACCGTCGACACCATCGTGAACCGCCTGGGCGCGACCCCGCTGGTCATGCAGCTGCCGATCGGCTCCGAGTCCGACTTCGTCGGCGTCGTCGACCTCGTGACCATGAAGGCCCTCGTGTGGCCGGGCGACTCCAAGGGCGACGTCACCATGGGTGCCGCCTACGAGACCCGCGAGATCCCCGAGGACCTCCAGGAGCGTGCTGAGGAGTACCGCGCGAAGCTCGTCGAGCAGGTCGCGGAGTCCTCCGACGAGCTCATGGAGAAGTTCCTCGAGGGCGAAGAGATCACGCTCGAGGAGCTCAAGGCCGGCATCCGCCAGATGACGGTCACCTCGCAGGCCTACCCGGTCTTCTGTGGTTCCGCCTTCAAGAACCGCGGCGTGCAGCCCATGCTCGACGCCGTGATCGACTACCTGCCGGCACCGTTCGACGTGCCGCCGATGATCGGTCACGACCCGTCGGACGAGGAGAAGGAACTGACTCGCAAGCCGAGCCAGGACGAGCCGTTCTCGGCTCTGGCCTTCAAGATCGCCTCGCACCCGTTCTTCGGTCAGCTCACCTTCATCCGCGTCTACTCCGGCCAGGCCGTTCCGGGCGTGCAGGTGCTGAACACCACGAAGGGCAAGAAGGAACGCATCGGCAAGATGTTCCAGATGCACTCCAACAAGGAGAACCCGGTCGAAGAGATCGTGGCTGGCCACATCTACGCCGTCATCGGCCTGAAGGACGTCACCACCGGTGACACCCTGAGCGCCTCCGACGCACCGATCGTCCTCGAGTCGATGACCTTCCCGGAGCCTGTCATCTCCGTGGCCATCGAGCCGAAGACGAAGGGCGACCAGCAGAAGCTGTCGACCGCCATCCAGAAGCTCGCCGCTGAGGACCCGACCTTCACGGTCTCCCTCAACGAGGACACCGGGCAGACCGAGATCGGCGGCATGGGCGAGCTCCACCTGGACATCCTGGTGGACCGCATGCGCCGCGAGTTCAAGGTCGAGGCGAACGTCGGCAAGCCGCAGGTCGCGTACCGTGAGACCATCAAGAAGGCCGTGGACAAGGTCGACTACACGCACAAGAAGCAGACCGGTGGTTCGGGTCAGTTCGCCAAGGTGCAGGTCGCTTTCGAGCCGCTCGACACCCAGGAAAACGACGGCGAGCTCTACGAGTTCAAGAACGCCGTCACGGGTGGCCGCATCCCGCGCGAGTACATTCCCTCGGTCGACGCCGGTATCCAGGACGCCATGCAGTTCGGCATCCTCGCCGGTTACCCGGTCGTCGGCGTCAAGGCCACGCTGCTTGACGGTGCGTACCACGACGTCGACTCCTCGGAAATGGCGTTCAAGCTCGCCGGTTCCCAGGTCTTCAAGGAAGGCGCACGCCGCGCCAACCCGGTGATCCTGGAGCCGGTCATGGCCGTCGAGGTCCGTACTCCCGAGGAGTACATGGGCGATGTCATCGGTGACCTGAACTCCCGTCGTGGACAGATCCAGTCCATGGAGGATGCGCAGGGCGTCAAGGTCGTCAAGGCCCAGGTTCCGCTGTCCGAGATGTTCGGCTACATCGGCGACCTGCGCTCGCGCACCCAGGGCCGCGCTGTCTACAGCATGGAATTCGACAGCTACGCCGAGGTCCCCAAGGCTGTTGCCGAGGAGATCATCCAGAAGTCCCGCGGCGAATAA
- a CDS encoding DNA-directed RNA polymerase subunit beta': MSSESSFGLMRIGLATVEEIHEWSYGEVKKPETINYRTLKPEKDGLFCEKIFGPSRDWECYCGKYKRVRFKGIICERCGVEVTRAKVRRERMGHIELAAPVTHIWYFKGVPSRLGYLLDLAPKDLEKIIYFAAYMITSVDEDRRHAELPNLQAQHDLERKNLVETRDSDIAAIAKDLEDDLARLEAEGAKAAEKKKARDAADKTMAQVRKRADATIERLEQVWDRFKNLKVADLEGDEGLFRAMREKYGLFFEGHMGAEAIKKRLESFDMEAEADMLQDIIKNGKGQRKTRALKRLKVVNAFLTTNNSPLGMVLDAVPVIPPELRPMVQLDGGRFATSDLNDLYRRVINRNNRLKRLLDLGAPEIIVNNEKRMLQEAVDSLFDNGRRGRPVTGPGNRPLKSLSDMLKGKQGRFRQNLLGKRVDYSGRSVIVVGPQLKLHQCGLPKQMALELFKPFVMKRLVDLNHAQNIKSAKRMVERYRPQVWDVLEEIITEHPVLLNRAPTLHRLGIQAFEPQLVEGKALQLHPLVCAAFNADFDGDQMAVHLPLSPEAQAEARILMLSSHNILKPSDGRPVALPSQDMIIGLHHLTTKREGEKGEGRVFTSVAEAIMAHDAGELHLNAVVRIRVSDFAPSTEQPAPEGWEPGTPALIETSLGQVIFNDTLPLDYPWVEHVAGKDALSEIVNDLAERYPKVEVAQALDNLKDAGFYWATRSGVTVAISDVSSNMNKAEILAPYEEQALKVQAQFDKGLIADDERRTELVDIWTKATDEVAEAMKNGMETLNTINRMVTSKARGNWLQLRQIAGIRGLVSNPKGDIIPRPIKSSYREGLTVLEYFIATHGARKGLADTALKTANSGYLTRRLVDVSQDVIVREHDCGTERGLMVAVSTVDELGTVRKHETVENSAYTRTLAVDVTDAEGNVLAEAGADVGDVLIEQLYQAGVEEIKVRSVLTCESVVGTCALCYGRSLATGKTVDIGEAVGIIAAQSIGEPGTQLTMRTFHTGGVASADDITQGLPRIQELFEARTPKGVAPISEVAGRITIEDGEKQLRIVVTPDDGSEDIAYPILRRARMLVVDGDHVQVGQQLVAGAIDPKQVLRVLGPREAQKFLVREVQNVYQSQGVGIHDKHVEVIVRQMLRRITVIEQGGTDLLPGELADRVRFTAENRKAISEGQTPASGRDELMGITKASLATDSWLSAASFQETTRVLTQAAMEAKSDPLLGLKENVIIGKLIPAGTGLDRYTKVNVDPTEEAKANLFTGPSAFTGFDYEGVDAGLSPEFTAIPMDDYDMGSDFR; encoded by the coding sequence ATGTCCAGCGAATCCTCCTTCGGCCTCATGCGCATTGGCCTCGCTACCGTTGAAGAAATCCACGAGTGGAGCTACGGCGAGGTAAAGAAGCCGGAAACCATCAACTACCGCACCCTCAAGCCCGAGAAGGACGGCCTCTTCTGCGAGAAGATCTTCGGCCCCTCGCGCGACTGGGAATGCTACTGCGGCAAGTACAAGCGCGTGCGCTTCAAGGGCATCATCTGCGAGCGTTGCGGCGTTGAGGTCACGCGTGCCAAGGTGCGCCGTGAGCGCATGGGCCACATCGAGCTCGCCGCTCCCGTGACGCACATCTGGTACTTCAAGGGTGTTCCCTCGCGCCTCGGCTACCTGCTCGACCTGGCACCGAAGGATCTTGAGAAGATCATCTACTTCGCCGCCTACATGATCACCTCGGTCGACGAGGATCGTCGCCACGCCGAGCTGCCGAACCTTCAGGCCCAGCACGATCTCGAGCGCAAGAACCTCGTCGAGACCCGCGACTCGGACATCGCCGCGATCGCCAAGGATCTCGAGGACGACCTCGCGCGCCTCGAGGCCGAAGGCGCCAAGGCCGCCGAAAAGAAGAAGGCCCGCGACGCCGCAGACAAGACGATGGCTCAGGTCCGCAAGCGTGCGGACGCGACCATCGAGCGCCTCGAGCAGGTCTGGGACCGCTTCAAGAACCTCAAGGTCGCTGACCTCGAGGGCGATGAGGGCCTGTTCCGCGCCATGCGCGAGAAGTACGGACTGTTCTTCGAGGGCCACATGGGCGCCGAAGCGATCAAGAAGCGCCTGGAGTCCTTCGACATGGAGGCGGAAGCCGACATGCTGCAGGACATCATCAAGAACGGCAAGGGCCAGCGCAAGACGCGTGCCCTGAAGCGCCTCAAGGTCGTCAACGCGTTCCTGACCACGAACAACAGCCCGCTGGGCATGGTCCTGGACGCCGTCCCGGTCATCCCGCCGGAGCTGCGCCCGATGGTCCAGCTGGACGGTGGCCGCTTCGCGACCTCCGACCTCAACGACCTGTACCGTCGCGTGATCAACCGCAACAACCGGCTGAAGCGTCTGCTCGATCTCGGCGCGCCCGAGATCATCGTGAACAACGAGAAGCGCATGCTCCAGGAGGCCGTCGACTCGCTGTTCGACAACGGCCGTCGCGGCCGTCCGGTCACCGGGCCGGGCAACCGCCCGCTCAAGTCGCTCTCCGACATGCTCAAGGGCAAGCAGGGACGCTTCCGTCAGAACCTGCTCGGCAAGCGCGTCGACTACTCGGGCCGTTCGGTCATCGTCGTCGGCCCGCAGCTGAAGCTGCACCAGTGTGGTCTGCCCAAGCAGATGGCCCTGGAGCTCTTCAAGCCGTTCGTGATGAAGCGCCTCGTGGACCTCAACCACGCGCAGAACATCAAGAGCGCCAAGCGCATGGTCGAGCGCTACCGTCCGCAGGTCTGGGACGTGCTCGAGGAGATCATCACCGAGCACCCGGTGCTGCTCAACCGTGCACCCACCCTGCACCGCCTGGGCATCCAGGCGTTCGAGCCGCAGCTCGTCGAGGGCAAGGCCCTGCAGCTGCACCCGCTCGTCTGCGCCGCGTTCAACGCCGACTTCGACGGCGACCAGATGGCAGTGCACCTGCCGCTGTCGCCGGAGGCTCAGGCCGAGGCGCGCATCCTGATGCTGTCCTCGCACAACATCCTGAAGCCGTCTGACGGTCGCCCGGTCGCCCTGCCTTCGCAGGATATGATCATCGGCCTGCACCACCTCACCACCAAGCGTGAGGGGGAGAAGGGTGAGGGTCGCGTCTTCACCTCGGTCGCCGAGGCGATTATGGCCCACGACGCCGGCGAGCTGCACCTGAACGCCGTCGTCCGGATCCGTGTCTCCGACTTCGCACCCTCCACGGAGCAGCCCGCTCCCGAGGGCTGGGAGCCGGGCACCCCGGCGCTCATCGAGACGTCCCTCGGACAGGTCATCTTCAACGACACCCTGCCGCTGGACTACCCGTGGGTCGAGCACGTTGCCGGTAAGGACGCCCTCTCCGAGATCGTCAACGATCTCGCCGAGCGCTACCCGAAGGTCGAGGTCGCCCAGGCGCTCGACAACCTGAAGGACGCCGGTTTCTACTGGGCGACCCGCTCGGGTGTCACCGTGGCCATCTCGGACGTGTCCTCGAACATGAACAAGGCCGAGATCCTCGCCCCGTACGAGGAGCAGGCGCTCAAGGTTCAGGCCCAGTTCGACAAGGGCCTCATTGCGGACGACGAGCGTCGTACCGAGCTGGTCGACATCTGGACCAAGGCGACCGACGAGGTTGCCGAGGCCATGAAGAACGGCATGGAGACGCTCAACACCATCAACCGCATGGTCACCTCGAAGGCCCGTGGTAACTGGCTGCAACTGCGTCAGATCGCCGGTATCCGTGGACTGGTGTCGAACCCGAAGGGTGACATCATCCCGCGTCCGATCAAGTCCTCCTACCGTGAAGGTCTCACGGTTCTCGAGTACTTCATCGCGACGCACGGTGCCCGTAAGGGCCTGGCCGATACGGCGCTGAAGACCGCCAACTCGGGCTACCTGACGCGTCGTCTGGTCGACGTCTCGCAGGACGTCATCGTCCGCGAGCACGACTGCGGCACGGAGCGCGGCCTGATGGTCGCAGTCTCCACCGTCGACGAGCTCGGTACCGTGCGCAAGCACGAGACCGTCGAGAACTCGGCCTACACCCGCACGCTGGCCGTCGACGTCACCGACGCCGAGGGCAACGTGCTGGCCGAGGCCGGCGCCGACGTGGGCGACGTGCTGATCGAGCAGCTCTACCAGGCCGGCGTGGAGGAGATCAAGGTGCGCTCCGTGCTCACCTGCGAGTCCGTCGTCGGAACCTGCGCGCTCTGCTACGGCCGCTCCCTGGCGACCGGCAAGACCGTGGACATCGGCGAGGCCGTCGGCATCATCGCCGCCCAGTCCATCGGTGAGCCGGGTACCCAGCTGACGATGCGTACCTTCCACACCGGTGGTGTCGCCTCCGCGGACGACATCACCCAGGGTCTGCCCCGTATTCAAGAGCTCTTCGAAGCCCGTACCCCGAAGGGTGTCGCCCCGATCTCCGAGGTCGCCGGCCGCATCACCATCGAGGACGGCGAGAAGCAGCTGCGGATCGTGGTCACCCCTGACGACGGCTCCGAGGACATCGCCTACCCGATCTTGCGTCGTGCGCGCATGCTGGTCGTCGACGGCGATCACGTGCAGGTCGGCCAGCAGCTGGTTGCCGGTGCGATCGACCCGAAGCAGGTGCTGCGTGTGCTCGGCCCGCGCGAGGCGCAGAAGTTCCTGGTCCGCGAGGTCCAGAACGTCTACCAGTCGCAGGGTGTGGGCATCCACGACAAGCACGTCGAGGTCATCGTCCGCCAGATGCTCCGTCGCATCACGGTGATCGAGCAGGGCGGCACCGATCTGCTGCCGGGCGAGCTCGCCGATCGCGTCCGCTTCACCGCGGAGAACCGCAAGGCGATCTCCGAGGGTCAGACTCCGGCCTCCGGTCGCGACGAGCTCATGGGTATCACCAAGGCCTCGCTGGCGACCGACTCGTGGCTCTCCGCCGCATCCTTCCAGGAGACCACGCGTGTCCTGACCCAGGCTGCGATGGAAGCCAAGAGCGACCCGCTGCTCGGCCTCAAGGAGAACGTGATCATCGGTAAGCTGATCCCGGCCGGCACCGGCCTGGACCGCTACACCAAGGTCAACGTCGATCCGACCGAAGAGGCGAAGGCCAACCTCTTCACCGGACCGAGCGCGTTCACCGGCTTCGACTACGAAGGTGTCGACGCCGGCCTGAGCCCGGAGTTCACGGCCATCCCGATGGATGACTACGACATGGGCTCCGACTTCCGCTAA
- the tuf gene encoding elongation factor Tu: protein MAKAKFERTKPHVNIGTIGHVDHGKTTLTAAISKVLADKYPDLNEQRDFGAIDSAPEERQRGITINIAHIEYQTEARHYAHVDAPGHADYVKNMITGAAQMDGAILVVAATDGPMAQTREHVLLARQVGVPKLLVALNKSDMVDDEELLDLVEMEVRELLSDQGYEGDDAPVVRVSGLKALEGDAEWVKAVEDLMEAVDEYIPTPVRDRDKPFLMPIEDVFTITGRGTVVTGRAERGTLAINSEVEIVGIRPVQKTTVTGIEMFHKQLDEAWAGENCGLLLRGIKREDVERGQVIVKPGSITPHTDFEANVYILSKDEGGRHNPFYSNYRPQFYFRTTDVTGVITLPEGTEMVMPGDNTEMTVALIQPIAMEDGLGFAIREGGRTVGSGRVTKIIK from the coding sequence GTGGCGAAGGCAAAGTTCGAGCGGACTAAGCCGCACGTCAACATCGGCACCATCGGTCACGTTGACCACGGTAAGACCACGTTGACTGCTGCCATTTCCAAGGTGCTTGCTGACAAGTACCCGGATCTGAATGAGCAGCGCGATTTCGGCGCCATCGACTCCGCTCCGGAGGAGCGCCAGCGCGGCATCACGATCAACATCGCGCACATCGAGTACCAGACCGAGGCGCGTCACTACGCCCACGTGGACGCCCCGGGCCACGCGGACTACGTGAAGAACATGATCACCGGTGCTGCTCAGATGGACGGTGCCATCCTCGTTGTGGCCGCCACTGACGGCCCGATGGCTCAGACCCGCGAGCACGTGCTGCTGGCCCGCCAGGTTGGCGTGCCGAAGCTTCTCGTGGCGCTGAACAAGTCGGACATGGTCGACGACGAAGAGCTCCTCGACCTGGTCGAGATGGAGGTCCGCGAGCTGCTGTCGGACCAGGGCTACGAAGGCGACGACGCACCGGTCGTGCGCGTTTCCGGCCTGAAGGCTCTCGAAGGCGACGCCGAGTGGGTCAAGGCTGTTGAGGACCTCATGGAGGCCGTCGACGAGTACATCCCCACCCCGGTTCGTGACCGTGACAAGCCGTTCCTGATGCCGATCGAGGACGTCTTCACGATCACCGGTCGCGGCACCGTCGTGACGGGCCGCGCCGAGCGCGGTACCCTCGCGATCAACTCCGAGGTCGAGATCGTCGGCATCCGTCCGGTCCAGAAGACCACGGTCACCGGTATCGAGATGTTCCACAAGCAGCTCGACGAGGCATGGGCCGGCGAGAACTGTGGTCTGCTGCTTCGCGGCATCAAGCGCGAGGACGTCGAGCGCGGGCAGGTCATCGTGAAGCCGGGTTCCATCACCCCGCACACGGACTTCGAGGCCAACGTCTACATCCTTTCCAAGGATGAGGGCGGTCGCCACAACCCGTTCTACTCGAACTACCGTCCGCAGTTCTACTTCCGTACGACCGACGTCACCGGCGTCATCACGCTGCCGGAAGGCACCGAGATGGTCATGCCGGGCGACAACACTGAGATGACCGTTGCGCTCATCCAGCCGATCGCTATGGAAGACGGCCTCGGCTTCGCTATCCGCGAGGGTGGCCGCACCGTTGGCTCGGGCCGCGTCACCAAGATCATCAAGTAA